The proteins below come from a single Microtus pennsylvanicus isolate mMicPen1 chromosome 13, mMicPen1.hap1, whole genome shotgun sequence genomic window:
- the Clspn gene encoding claspin isoform X2 produces the protein MEDEESLESIRAAVKNKMKNHKKKEPSLESEAFSLEEENELSKGSGRKERKAAKLSKEALKKLHSETQRLVRESALNLPYHMPENKTIHDFFKRKPRPTCQGNAMALLKSCKYQSSHHKETITTTDAAEMTADDPSKGTERTPGTEIAMGTNVLPEVSEEAGITTGSDEAQSEEPVRHGELEIEEPEKHIEDRPSPGDRSASQQESPISRNKANEECQVGELIASDPCALEGEKLKETEETDSKEEEPEQKTKLLAVAPPVKVRRFTVDRLRQLGVDVSIRPRLGADEDSFVTLDEPETNRELEALKQRFWRHANPAATPRARQTVNVNIIVKDLGSDGKEELKTDVVPVTLAAEKLDEASHTKPGEKLQVLKAKLQEAMKLRRIEERQKRQALFQLDNEDGFEEEEEEEEMTDESEEDGEEEVEEEDQDTQETTEFLLGNEDTETKDEKETDKENTDGSSEIGKCVDLSVPKPLSSDSTLLLFKDSSSKTGYFPTEEKSETDEHLGKQSDKLDEDDLCSLLTKESSHNSSFELIGSTIPSYQPCNRQTGRGTSFLPTAGGFRSPSPGLFRASLISSASKSSGKLSEPSLPIEDSQDLYTASPEPKTLFLGAGDFQFCLEDDTQSQLLDADGFLNIRNHRNRYQALKPQLPLASMDENAMDANMDELLDLCTGQFTSQSEEKCQPRKTDKKENMEELLNLCSGKFPSQDASPMAPLELSKQEKESSVDDPMEEALALCSGSFPTDREEEGGEEEFGDFQLVSKEDGFASDEDEHSDSGDEELALDQEDDEEELLKQSEKMKRQMRLQKYLEDEAEVSGSDVGSEDEYDGEEIDEYEEDVIDEALPSDEELESQIKKIHMKAMLDDDKRRLRLYQERYLADGDLHSDGPGRTRKFRWKHIDDTSQMDLFHRDSDDDQVEEQLDETEARWRKERIEREQWLREQVQQGKIAAEEEDIGEDSQFMILAKKVTAKALQKNANRAVVVQESKSVPSNPFETIRPGSAHQLKMGSLLNQPKTVLQKLATLSDLNPSAPRNSRNFVFHTLSPTKAEAAKESSKPQVRRKGPSLMMSPSPKRLKTDKSSPGPKRSIFRYLES, from the exons ATGGAAGATGAAGAGTCATTAGAGTCGATAAGGGCAGCTgtgaagaacaaaatgaaaaatcacaAG AAAAAGGAACCATCTCTGGAGAGTGAGGCGTTTTCATTAGAAGAGGAAAATGAGTTATCTAAAGGCAGTGGGAGGAAG gaaagaaaggcagcgAAGTTAAGTAAGGAAGCATTAaaaaagctacacagtgagacccagcgTCTTGTCCGAG AGTCTGCACTTAATCTTCCATATCATATGCCTGAGAATAAAACCATTCACGATTTCTTCAAACGTAAACCTCGGCCCACTTGCCAGGGAAATGCCATGGCCCTGCTGAA GTCATGTAAGTATCAGTCAAGCCATCACAAGGAAACCATAACCACAACAGATGCAGCAGAGATGACCGCTGATGACCCCAGCAAAGGCACTGAGCGGACACCAGGTACAGAAATCGCAATGGGTACTAATGTCTTACCTGAGGTCTCCGAAGAAGCTGGGATCACCACTGGGTCAGATGAAGCTCAGTCAGAGGAGCCGGTAAGACACGGAGAGCTGGAAATTGAGGAGCCCGAGAAGCACATTGAAGACAGACCTTCTCCTGGGGACAGATCAGCATCACAGCAGGAATCCCCCATCTCCAGGAACAAGGCCAATGAAGAATGTCAGGTTGGAGAACTCATAGCATCTGACCCTTGTGCCCTGGAGggagaaaaactgaaagaaacagaagaaacagattcGAAAGAGGAAGAGCCAGAGCAAAAGACTAAATTGTTAGCGGTCGCACCCCCTGTAAAGGTGAGAAGATTCACTGTGGACCGACTTCGACAACTGGGAGTGGATGTCTCCATTCGGCCTCGGCTGGGTGCTGATGAAGATTCCTTTGTGACACTTGACGAACCTGAAACGAACAGAG AACTGGAAGCCCTGAAGCAGCGTTTCTGGAGGCATGCTAATCCAGCAGCCACTCCCAGGGCTCGTCAGACGGTGAACGTGAACATCATAGTAAAGGACTTGGGCAGTGACGGCAAGGAGGAGCTAAAGACAGATGTGGTGCCCGTGACATTGGCAGCTGAGAAGCTGGATGAAGCAAGCCACACAAAACCAG gTGAAAAACTGCAGGTACTAAAAGCTAAATTGCAGGAGGCAATGAAACTCCGGAGGATTGAGGAGCGGCAAAAGCGCCAAGCATTATTTCAATTAGATAATGAAGATGGatttgaagaggaagaggaagaagaagaaatgacagatGAGTctgaagaagatggagaagaggaggtagaagagGAGGATCAAGATACTCAGGAG ACTACAGAATTTCTTCTTGGTAATGAAGATACAGAAACCAAAGATGAAAAGgagacagacaaagaaaataCAGATGGCAGTAGTGAAATTGGCAAGTGTGTTGACCTCTCTGTTCCCAAGCCTCTCTCCTCAGATTCCACCTTACTTCTGTTTAAGGACAGCtcttccaagacagg ttactTTCCTACTGAAGAAAAATCAGAAACCGATGAACACTTGGGCAAGCAGTCTGACAAACTGG ATGAAGATGACTTGTGTTCACTGCTAACAAAGGAGAGCAGCCACAATAGCAGCTTTGAGCTGATTGGCTCCACAATTCCATCCTATCAGCCTTGCAACAGACAAACAGGCCGTGGGACCAGTTTTCTTCCTACAGCAGGAGGATTCAGGTCCCCTTCCCCTGGACTGTTTCGAGCCAGTTTGATCAGCTCAGCTTCGAAG AGTTCAGGAAAACTGTCTGAGCCTTCACTTCCCATAGAGGATTCCCAGGATCTGTACACCGCCTCCCCAGAGCCTAAGACACTTTTCCTAGGGGCAGGAGACTTCCAGTTCTGTTTAGAAGATGACACTCAGAGCCAACTGTTGGATGCAGATGG ATTTTTAAACATTAGGAATCACCGAAATCGATATCAAGCTCTGAAGCCTCAGTTGCCACTGGCCAGTATGGATGAGAATGCCATGGACGCCAACATGGACGAGCTGCTGGATTTGTGTACTGGGCAGTTTACATCTCAGTCTGAAGAGAAATGCCAACCTAGGAAAActgacaaaaaggaaaacatggaGGAACTTCTGAATCTTTGCTCGGGCAAATTTCCTTCTCAAG ATGCCTCCCCTATGGCTCCATTGGAGCTGAGCAAGCAGGAGAAGGAGAGCAGCGTGGATGATCCTATGGAAGAGGCCCTTGCTCTTTGCTCAGGCTCTTTCCCAACAGACAG GGAGGAAGAGGGTGGAGAGGAGGAATTTGGAGACTTTCAGCTTGTTTCAAAGGAAGATGGATTTGCTAGTGATGAG GATGAACACAGTGACTCCGGTGATGAAGAGCTGGCCCTGGACCAGGAGGATGATGAGGAAGAGCTCCTAAAGCAATCCGAGAAGATGAAAAGGCAAAT GAGATTACAGAAATACCTGGAAGATGAGGCAGAAGTGTcaggaagtgatgtgggaagtGAAGACGAGTATGATGGGGAAGAGATTGACGAATATGAAGAAGACGTCATCGATGAAGCGCTTCCTTCTGATGAGGAGCTGGAGAGTCAGATCAAGAAGATACACAT gaaagccatgttgGATGATGACAAACGACGGCTGAGGTTATACCAAGAGAGGTACCTTGCTGACGGAGATCTGCACAGCGATGGGCCTGGACGAACGAGAAAATTCCGATGGAAACACATAG ATGACACCTCCCAGATGGATCTGTTCCACAGAGACTCTGATGACGATCAGGTTGAAGAGCAGCTTGACGAGACTGAAGCCAGGTGGAGAAAGGAGCGAATCGAACGAGAGCAGTGGCTTCGGGAACAG GTTCAACAGGGGAAGATTGCTGCTGAAGAAGAGGACATTGGGGAAGACAGTCAGTTTATGATACTAGCCAAGAAAGTTACAGCCAAAGCGCTGCAGAAGAATG CCAATCGTGCTGTGGTTGTTCAGGAATCAAAGTCTGTGCCCAGTAACCCTTTTGAAACCATCAGACCAGGAAGTGCTCACCAG CTGAAGATGGGTTCCCTGCTGAACCAGCCCAAGACTGTGCTTCAGAAACTTGCTACCCTGTCTGACCTCAACCCCAGCGCTCCCCGAAACTCAAGAAACTTTGTCTTCCATACACTTTCTCCCaccaaggcagaggcagcaaaGGAATCGTCTAAGCCTCAG GTGAGAAGAAAGGGGCCATCATTAATGATGTCACCATCTCCAAAACGGCTAAAGACAGATAAGAGCAGTCCAGGCCCAAAGCGAAGCATCTTCAGATACTTGGAAAGCTAA